In one Sphingomonas sanguinis genomic region, the following are encoded:
- the ccmE gene encoding cytochrome c maturation protein CcmE: MTPKSQRLTLALLALAAIVAAVLLAMSAMKDQAAFFYTPSDAKAQGLPLGRAVRLGGMVEAGSVHRAPDGVTVRFVVTDGKATTPVTFAGITPDLFREKSGVVAEGQFQPDGRFVATNLLAKHDEKYMPPEMAGNMHESRSLEP, translated from the coding sequence ATGACGCCCAAATCCCAACGTCTGACGCTGGCGCTGCTGGCGCTGGCCGCGATCGTCGCGGCGGTGCTGCTTGCCATGTCGGCGATGAAGGACCAGGCGGCGTTCTTCTACACGCCGTCCGACGCGAAAGCACAGGGCCTGCCGCTGGGCCGCGCGGTGCGGCTGGGCGGAATGGTCGAGGCTGGATCGGTCCACCGCGCGCCCGACGGGGTGACGGTGCGCTTCGTCGTCACTGACGGCAAGGCGACGACGCCCGTCACCTTTGCCGGGATCACCCCCGACCTGTTCCGCGAGAAATCGGGCGTGGTGGCCGAGGGGCAGTTCCAGCCCGATGGCCGCTTTGTCGCGACCAACCTGCTCGCCAAGCATGACGAGAAATACATGCCCCCCGAAATGGCGGGTAATATGCACGAGAGCCGGAGCCTGGAGCCGTGA
- a CDS encoding cytochrome c-type biogenesis protein — translation MSLALALLLAAGTSAPDYGNTQLPDPRAEAQARALMGELRCVVCQGQSIADSDADMAADMRALVRQRIARGERPEAIRHWLIERYGDYVSYDPPLSGATALLWATPVLLLALGAWIARFSFRKRR, via the coding sequence ATGAGCTTGGCGCTCGCCCTGCTGCTGGCCGCCGGGACGTCCGCGCCCGATTACGGCAATACCCAATTGCCCGATCCCCGAGCCGAGGCGCAGGCGCGGGCCCTGATGGGCGAGCTGCGCTGCGTGGTGTGTCAGGGCCAGTCGATCGCCGACAGCGATGCCGACATGGCCGCAGACATGCGCGCGCTGGTCCGCCAGCGTATCGCGCGCGGCGAGCGGCCCGAGGCGATCCGCCACTGGCTGATCGAGCGTTACGGCGATTATGTCAGCTATGACCCGCCGCTGTCGGGCGCGACCGCCTTGCTCTGGGCGACGCCGGTCCTGCTGCTGGCGCTGGGCGCGTGGATCGCGCGGTTCAGCTTTCGGAAGCGGCGCTGA
- a CDS encoding heme lyase CcmF/NrfE family subunit has product MIAEAGLAALWFAAMLAGLQLLLGVLALRRKDVAGEQAMAAIGPVAIVQGALVAIAMAALIAVFLNTDLSVKLVAENSHSAKPWIYKFAGAWGNHEGSMLLWVTILGAGGALVAWKERTLDRATHVATLAAQGAIALGFYAFLLFASNPFARLNPAPIEGQGLNPLLQDPGLAFHPPTLYAGYVGLSVAFSFAVGALVTGQVGPAFARAMRLWVLGAWVLLTIGITAGSYWAYYELGWGGWWFWDPVENASLMPWLAATALLHSVNVLAARDGLRAWTVMLAVVAFSMSMIGTFLVRSGILTSVHAFAVDPRRGAFILALLGIYIGGALALFGARIGQVRAGRSFAFVSREGGLVVNNLLLSVILGIVLIGTLYPLVAAGFGVRLSVGPPFFHAAAGPIALALVAVMAVGPALRWRSDDAEAVLIRMLWPMVAAAGTFALMLTLTGGMGVLSLLGLSFGVGLIVASVLPITRRNWRRTPLPIWGMVVAHVGLGVSMIGMACDSAFTAERLVALYPGQATIVGPWRVKLDRIYPNVGANWSALEARLTATRDGDGATLRPQQRFFTDPPTTTSESAIATRWDGQLYTVLGQQDAATGRWQLRLWWKPFVTLIWLGGALVALGGVLALVGRWFKAWQQRRREALWG; this is encoded by the coding sequence GTGATCGCCGAAGCGGGCTTGGCCGCTCTGTGGTTCGCCGCGATGCTGGCGGGGTTGCAGCTGCTGCTCGGCGTGCTCGCCTTGCGCCGCAAGGATGTGGCGGGCGAGCAGGCGATGGCGGCGATCGGTCCGGTCGCGATCGTGCAGGGCGCGCTGGTCGCCATCGCCATGGCGGCACTGATCGCGGTGTTCCTGAATACCGATCTGTCGGTCAAGCTGGTCGCCGAGAACAGCCATTCGGCCAAGCCTTGGATCTACAAATTCGCCGGAGCCTGGGGCAATCACGAAGGGTCGATGCTGCTCTGGGTCACGATCCTGGGCGCGGGCGGCGCGCTGGTCGCGTGGAAGGAGCGGACGCTCGACCGGGCGACCCATGTCGCGACGCTGGCCGCGCAGGGGGCGATCGCGCTCGGTTTCTATGCCTTCCTGCTGTTCGCCTCCAACCCGTTCGCGCGGCTCAATCCGGCGCCGATCGAGGGGCAGGGGCTGAATCCGCTGTTGCAGGACCCCGGCCTCGCCTTCCATCCGCCGACGCTTTACGCGGGCTATGTCGGGCTGTCGGTCGCCTTTTCCTTCGCGGTCGGCGCGCTGGTGACGGGGCAGGTCGGTCCGGCCTTTGCCCGCGCGATGCGGCTCTGGGTTCTGGGCGCCTGGGTGCTGCTGACCATCGGCATCACGGCGGGCTCCTATTGGGCCTATTATGAACTGGGCTGGGGCGGCTGGTGGTTCTGGGACCCGGTCGAGAATGCCTCGTTGATGCCGTGGCTGGCGGCGACGGCGTTGCTCCATTCGGTCAACGTGCTGGCGGCGCGGGACGGCTTGCGGGCGTGGACCGTCATGCTGGCGGTGGTCGCTTTCTCCATGTCGATGATCGGCACCTTCCTGGTGCGGTCGGGCATTTTGACCAGCGTCCATGCCTTTGCCGTCGATCCCCGGCGCGGGGCGTTCATCCTGGCGCTGCTGGGCATCTATATCGGTGGTGCGCTGGCGCTGTTCGGCGCGCGGATCGGGCAGGTGCGGGCGGGGCGCAGCTTCGCGTTCGTCAGCCGCGAGGGCGGGCTGGTCGTCAACAACCTGCTGCTGTCGGTGATCCTGGGCATCGTGCTGATCGGCACGCTCTATCCACTGGTCGCCGCCGGGTTCGGCGTGCGGCTGTCGGTCGGGCCCCCTTTCTTCCATGCTGCCGCCGGACCGATTGCGCTGGCGCTGGTCGCGGTGATGGCGGTCGGGCCAGCCTTGCGCTGGCGCAGCGATGACGCGGAGGCGGTGCTGATCCGGATGCTTTGGCCGATGGTCGCGGCGGCGGGGACCTTTGCACTGATGCTGACCCTGACCGGGGGCATGGGCGTGTTGTCGCTGCTCGGCCTGTCCTTCGGCGTGGGGCTGATCGTCGCCAGCGTCCTGCCGATCACCCGGCGCAATTGGCGGCGCACGCCCTTGCCGATCTGGGGCATGGTCGTCGCACATGTCGGCTTAGGCGTCAGCATGATCGGTATGGCATGCGACAGTGCCTTCACCGCCGAGCGGCTGGTCGCGCTCTATCCGGGGCAGGCGACCATCGTCGGGCCGTGGCGGGTGAAGCTGGACCGCATCTATCCCAATGTCGGTGCGAACTGGTCGGCGCTGGAGGCGCGGCTGACAGCGACGCGGGACGGCGACGGCGCTACCTTGCGCCCGCAACAGCGATTCTTCACCGATCCGCCGACCACGACCAGCGAGAGCGCGATCGCCACCCGCTGGGACGGGCAGCTCTATACGGTCCTGGGGCAACAGGATGCAGCGACCGGCCGCTGGCAGCTACGGCTGTGGTGGAAGCCGTTTGTGACGCTGATCTGGCTCGGCGGCGCGCTGGTTGCGCTGGGCGGCGTGCTGGCGCTGGTCGGGCGGTGGTTCAAGGCGTGGCAGCAACGACGGCGGGAGGCTCTGTGGGGATGA
- a CDS encoding tetratricopeptide repeat protein codes for MDRAVQLSEAALMGWLILLLIAAGAMGGALWLRFPRPLWTMLGAALALGGVGYAWQGRPTLAASAPAPRPDALLDNDAISELRGQLIGRYGGEAAMFTAADALSRSGNKRTAVQIMLGAVGGNRGSVPYWTELGNVLFAHDGYQMSPAAQFAFRRARTLGPRDPAPFFFEGLAWMRAGDFRKARTFWSRALQLSPANAAYRPAIEQRVMLLDQAIRMMGE; via the coding sequence GTGGATCGCGCGGTTCAGCTTTCGGAAGCGGCGCTGATGGGCTGGCTGATCCTGTTGCTGATCGCGGCCGGAGCGATGGGCGGGGCGCTGTGGCTGCGTTTTCCGCGACCGCTCTGGACCATGCTGGGCGCCGCACTGGCGCTGGGCGGGGTCGGTTATGCGTGGCAGGGGCGGCCGACTTTGGCGGCGAGCGCGCCTGCGCCGCGTCCCGATGCGCTGCTCGACAATGACGCCATTTCCGAGCTGCGCGGGCAATTGATCGGGCGTTATGGCGGCGAAGCGGCGATGTTCACCGCCGCCGATGCGCTGTCGCGTTCGGGCAACAAGCGGACGGCGGTGCAGATCATGCTGGGCGCGGTCGGCGGCAATCGCGGCAGCGTTCCCTATTGGACCGAGCTGGGCAATGTCCTGTTCGCGCATGACGGCTATCAGATGTCGCCCGCCGCCCAATTCGCCTTTCGCCGCGCCCGCACGCTGGGGCCGAGGGACCCCGCGCCCTTCTTCTTCGAGGGGCTGGCCTGGATGCGGGCGGGCGATTTCCGCAAGGCACGGACTTTCTGGAGCCGGGCATTGCAGTTGTCGCCCGCCAATGCCGCCTATCGCCCGGCAATCGAGCAGCGGGTGATGCTGCTCGATCAGGCCATTCGGATGATGGGGGAATAG
- a CDS encoding TonB-dependent receptor — protein sequence MSAFHRLPLLVLALIPTTLSAQTNEPDTIIVTGRGLTDQPGDRALDVVTIDRDRITQNASQRPESVLADVAGLQQFRRSDSRSAHPTSQGITLRGLGGNASSRALLVLDGVPQADPFGGWVVFPAYATGRLGRIRVTRGGGSGFWGPGALAGTIEMDSATPDQLSPLDLALSYGSRDSVDAQGSASLVRDGGFLTVSGAYARGDGFIPIVAGQRGPADRPAPYEQYSGAARGVVGIAPATELQMTLAAFHDARDRGTDFTDNRSDGADASVRLVGRGAWGWSALAYVQTRQFASRYASVNAARTAATLTLDQYNVPATGLGGRVEVSPPLGDAVKLRLGGDIRDTSGRTQELYTYVAGLPTRRREAGGATRTMGLFADGSVETRALTVTAAARVDDWQIRNGRLDESLLATGGVLTDTDFPNRSGQEFTGRLGAALRVAQPLTLRAAGYRGWRLPTLNELYRPFRAGADATAANAALNPERVEGVEGGFDLTPAAGVRLSGTYFVNRLTDAIANVTMGRGPGTFPGVGFVAGNGVYRMRQNLDAIRSAGFELEANWTYGPLSARGSWSHVDARVEASGNAAPLDGLRPAQTPRDQFSGTLAVEQRGAVLSGTLRHVGRQFEDDQNIRLLAPATTVDAYAAVPVVRGWLIEARAENLADARVEAAYSGSGLIERATPRTVWIGVRTRL from the coding sequence ATGTCCGCATTCCACCGCCTGCCGCTGCTCGTTCTCGCGCTCATCCCCACCACCCTCTCCGCCCAAACCAACGAACCCGACACCATCATCGTCACCGGCCGGGGCCTGACCGACCAGCCGGGAGACCGCGCGCTGGACGTGGTGACGATCGACCGCGACCGGATCACGCAGAACGCCTCGCAGCGGCCGGAAAGCGTCCTCGCCGATGTCGCAGGACTCCAGCAATTCCGCCGCTCGGACAGCCGTTCCGCCCATCCTACTTCACAGGGGATCACCCTGCGCGGGCTGGGCGGCAATGCATCGAGCCGCGCGCTGCTGGTGCTGGACGGTGTGCCGCAGGCCGATCCGTTCGGCGGCTGGGTGGTCTTCCCCGCTTATGCGACCGGGCGACTGGGACGCATCCGGGTGACGCGCGGGGGCGGCTCGGGCTTTTGGGGACCGGGCGCGCTGGCGGGCACGATCGAGATGGACAGCGCCACGCCCGACCAGCTTTCCCCGCTCGACCTCGCTTTGTCCTATGGCAGCCGCGATTCGGTCGATGCGCAAGGGTCGGCGTCGCTGGTCCGGGACGGCGGGTTCCTGACCGTGTCGGGCGCCTATGCGCGCGGCGACGGCTTCATCCCCATCGTCGCGGGCCAACGCGGCCCCGCCGACCGCCCCGCACCTTATGAGCAATATTCGGGCGCCGCGCGCGGGGTCGTCGGCATCGCCCCCGCCACCGAGTTGCAGATGACCCTCGCCGCCTTCCACGACGCGCGCGACCGGGGGACGGACTTCACCGACAATCGCTCGGACGGCGCGGATGCCAGCGTCCGGCTGGTCGGGCGAGGAGCATGGGGCTGGTCGGCGCTGGCCTATGTCCAGACGCGGCAATTCGCGTCGCGCTATGCCAGCGTAAATGCAGCGCGAACGGCGGCCACGCTGACGCTCGACCAATATAATGTCCCGGCCACCGGGCTGGGCGGGCGGGTCGAGGTTTCCCCGCCGCTGGGTGACGCGGTGAAGCTGCGGCTGGGCGGCGACATTCGCGATACCAGCGGGCGGACGCAGGAACTCTATACCTATGTCGCGGGACTTCCCACACGACGGCGCGAGGCGGGTGGTGCGACGCGGACCATGGGGCTGTTCGCCGATGGCAGCGTTGAGACACGCGCGCTCACCGTCACCGCCGCCGCGCGGGTGGACGATTGGCAAATCCGAAACGGGCGGCTGGACGAGAGCCTGCTGGCGACCGGCGGGGTGCTGACCGACACCGACTTTCCAAATCGCTCAGGCCAGGAATTTACCGGACGGCTGGGGGCAGCGCTGCGCGTCGCCCAGCCCTTGACCCTGCGTGCGGCGGGCTATCGGGGTTGGCGGCTGCCGACGCTCAACGAACTCTACCGGCCGTTCCGCGCCGGGGCCGACGCCACCGCCGCCAATGCCGCGCTGAACCCCGAACGGGTCGAGGGTGTCGAGGGCGGGTTCGACCTGACCCCGGCGGCGGGGGTGCGGCTATCGGGCACGTACTTCGTCAACCGGCTGACCGATGCGATCGCCAATGTGACGATGGGTCGCGGGCCGGGGACGTTTCCGGGGGTCGGCTTCGTCGCAGGCAATGGCGTGTACCGGATGCGGCAGAACCTCGACGCGATCCGCTCGGCCGGGTTCGAGCTGGAGGCGAACTGGACCTATGGCCCGCTCAGCGCGCGCGGGTCCTGGTCGCATGTCGATGCGCGGGTGGAAGCGTCGGGCAATGCCGCCCCGCTCGATGGCCTGCGCCCGGCCCAGACACCACGCGACCAGTTTTCGGGGACTCTGGCGGTGGAGCAACGCGGGGCGGTGTTGAGCGGAACGCTGCGCCATGTCGGGCGACAATTCGAGGACGACCAGAATATCCGCTTGCTTGCCCCCGCGACGACGGTCGATGCCTATGCGGCGGTGCCGGTGGTGCGCGGCTGGCTGATCGAGGCGCGGGCGGAGAACCTTGCGGATGCACGGGTTGAGGCGGCGTATAGCGGCTCGGGATTGATCGAGCGGGCGACACCGCGAACCGTGTGGATCGGGGTTCGGACGCGGTTGTAA
- a CDS encoding acetyl/propionyl/methylcrotonyl-CoA carboxylase subunit alpha, with translation MMKSLLIANRGEIACRIIRTAREMGLRTIAVYSEADAQALHVRMADEAILIGPAPARESYLDAARILDAARESGAEAIHPGYGFLSENAAFAESVIATGLVWVGPDPDSIRAMGLKDAAKARMIAAGVPVTPGYLGEDQSLDRLAVEADAVGYPVLIKAVAGGGGKGMRRVDDPAGFAEALASCRREAASSFGDDRVLIEKYILSPRHIEVQVFGDRHGQVVHLFERDCSLQRRHQKVIEEAPAPGMDEATREAVCGAAVRAAQAVDYVGAGTIEFIADASEGLRADRVWFMEMNTRLQVEHPVTEAITGVDLVEWQLRVAAGEPLPMAQEDLAIQGHAIEARLYAEDPAKGFLPAIGTLDVFDLGDDPAIRIDTGVEEGAEITLWYDPMIAKVIAHGDTRDEAREALADALDEAVIWPVRTNAGFLVEALDHPDFASGQVDTGLIAREGEALMPPTEPSEEALAEAAAALIGQDELSGFRLNAAPRRSARFLLDGRAITVDFSEAGDVPPAPTDEVLISEGGQSWSFTRWRADGLAAGGAGDGAILSPMPGRIIAVAVTEGQAVSAGQPLVTLEAMKMEHVLTAPFDGIVTDLKAETGGQVAEGVALVRIVEEDAA, from the coding sequence ATGATGAAGAGCCTCCTCATCGCCAATCGCGGCGAGATCGCCTGCCGCATCATCCGCACCGCGCGCGAGATGGGTTTGCGCACGATCGCGGTCTATTCCGAGGCCGATGCCCAGGCGTTGCACGTTCGGATGGCCGACGAGGCCATCCTCATCGGTCCTGCCCCGGCGCGCGAAAGCTATCTCGACGCCGCTCGCATTCTCGATGCCGCGCGGGAGAGCGGAGCGGAGGCGATCCATCCTGGCTATGGTTTCCTATCCGAAAATGCCGCGTTTGCGGAAAGCGTGATCGCCACCGGGCTGGTCTGGGTCGGCCCCGACCCCGACAGCATCCGCGCCATGGGCCTGAAGGACGCCGCCAAAGCGCGGATGATCGCCGCCGGTGTGCCCGTCACGCCCGGCTATCTGGGCGAAGACCAGTCCCTCGACCGTCTTGCCGTTGAAGCCGATGCGGTCGGCTATCCCGTGCTCATCAAGGCGGTAGCGGGCGGCGGTGGCAAGGGGATGCGCCGCGTCGACGACCCCGCCGGTTTCGCCGAGGCGCTGGCGTCCTGCCGTCGCGAGGCGGCGTCCTCGTTCGGCGACGACCGTGTGCTGATCGAGAAATACATCCTCTCGCCACGGCATATCGAGGTGCAGGTCTTCGGCGACCGCCATGGGCAGGTCGTTCACCTGTTCGAACGCGACTGCTCGCTGCAACGCCGTCACCAGAAGGTGATCGAGGAAGCCCCCGCGCCCGGCATGGACGAAGCGACCCGCGAAGCCGTGTGCGGCGCCGCCGTTCGTGCCGCGCAGGCGGTGGACTATGTCGGGGCGGGCACGATCGAGTTCATCGCCGACGCCTCCGAAGGGCTGCGCGCAGACCGCGTGTGGTTCATGGAGATGAACACCCGGCTCCAGGTCGAGCATCCCGTGACCGAAGCGATCACCGGCGTCGATCTGGTCGAATGGCAGCTGCGCGTCGCGGCGGGCGAGCCTTTGCCGATGGCGCAAGAAGACCTCGCTATCCAAGGCCACGCCATCGAGGCGAGGCTTTATGCCGAGGACCCGGCCAAGGGTTTCCTGCCCGCGATCGGCACGCTCGACGTGTTCGACCTAGGCGACGATCCCGCGATCCGCATCGACACCGGGGTCGAGGAAGGGGCGGAGATCACCCTCTGGTACGATCCGATGATCGCGAAAGTCATCGCGCATGGCGACACCCGCGACGAAGCGCGCGAAGCGCTGGCGGATGCGCTGGACGAGGCGGTGATCTGGCCGGTGCGCACCAATGCCGGGTTCCTCGTCGAGGCGCTCGACCATCCCGACTTTGCGAGCGGCCAGGTCGATACCGGCCTGATCGCGCGCGAGGGCGAGGCGCTGATGCCGCCGACCGAACCGTCCGAAGAGGCATTGGCCGAGGCTGCCGCCGCGCTGATCGGGCAGGACGAATTGTCGGGCTTCCGCCTGAATGCTGCACCCCGACGGAGCGCCCGCTTCCTGCTCGACGGGCGCGCCATCACCGTGGACTTCAGCGAGGCGGGCGACGTCCCCCCGGCACCAACCGATGAGGTGCTGATTTCCGAAGGTGGGCAGAGCTGGTCCTTCACCCGCTGGCGCGCCGATGGGCTGGCGGCGGGCGGGGCGGGGGACGGCGCGATCCTGTCGCCAATGCCCGGCCGGATCATCGCGGTTGCGGTGACCGAGGGGCAGGCGGTGAGTGCGGGCCAGCCGCTCGTCACGCTGGAGGCGATGAAGATGGAACATGTCCTGACTGCCCCGTTCGACGGTATCGTGACCGACCTGAAGGCCGAAACCGGCGGTCAGGTGGCCGAAGGCGTCGCGCTGGTCCGTATCGTCGAGGAGGACGCGGCATGA
- the ccmC gene encoding heme ABC transporter permease CcmC produces MATLHTLANPARFLKIARPLTGIFLGLGGVLIAVAVWAGLVVTPPDYLQGETVRILYIHVPAAWLGMGGWSGIAIASLSLIVWRHPLAQVAGRAIAWPGAVFTALCLATGSIWGRPTWGTWWQWDGRLTSMLLLLFVYLGYIALARADADRGGDGRIPALYGLAGTALLPVIRYSVVWWNTLHQGQSIGLTGSSIDKSLLWPLPIALGGFTFLFAAIVLMRMRTLLAQAKAEARMRRMARA; encoded by the coding sequence GTGGCCACCCTGCACACCCTTGCGAACCCTGCGCGTTTCCTGAAGATCGCTCGTCCGCTGACCGGAATTTTCCTGGGGTTGGGCGGCGTCCTGATCGCGGTCGCGGTCTGGGCCGGGCTGGTCGTGACGCCGCCCGATTATCTGCAGGGCGAGACGGTGCGTATCCTCTACATCCATGTTCCCGCCGCCTGGCTGGGCATGGGGGGATGGAGCGGCATCGCCATCGCCAGCCTGTCGCTGATCGTGTGGCGGCATCCGCTGGCACAGGTCGCGGGCCGCGCCATTGCGTGGCCGGGGGCGGTGTTTACGGCCCTCTGCCTTGCCACCGGATCGATTTGGGGGCGGCCGACTTGGGGGACGTGGTGGCAGTGGGATGGGCGGCTGACCTCGATGCTGCTGCTGCTCTTCGTCTATCTCGGCTATATCGCACTTGCGCGCGCCGATGCTGATCGCGGCGGGGATGGGCGAATTCCGGCGCTCTACGGGCTGGCGGGGACGGCATTGCTGCCGGTGATCCGTTACTCGGTCGTCTGGTGGAATACGCTGCACCAGGGCCAGTCGATCGGACTGACCGGCTCCAGCATCGACAAATCCCTGCTCTGGCCGTTGCCCATCGCGCTGGGCGGCTTCACCTTTCTGTTCGCGGCCATCGTGCTGATGCGGATGCGCACCCTGTTGGCGCAGGCCAAGGCCGAGGCGCGGATGCGGCGGATGGCGCGCGCATGA
- a CDS encoding MaoC family dehydratase produces MSGRYFDDWTIGDRIEHPIRRTVTETDNLLFSTMTHNPQPLHIDAEAAKASEFGQILVNGTFTFSLMVGLSVGETTLGTLVANLGYDELVMPAPVFLGDTLRATSEVTALRESKSRPGAGLVTFRHEALNQRDEVVCRCLRTALVKKRG; encoded by the coding sequence ATGAGCGGGCGCTATTTCGACGACTGGACGATCGGCGACCGGATCGAGCATCCGATTCGCCGTACGGTGACCGAGACGGACAATCTGCTCTTCTCGACCATGACCCACAATCCGCAGCCGCTGCACATTGATGCGGAAGCGGCGAAGGCGAGCGAGTTCGGGCAAATCCTCGTCAACGGCACCTTCACCTTCTCGCTGATGGTCGGGCTGTCGGTGGGGGAGACGACGCTGGGGACGCTGGTGGCGAATTTGGGTTACGACGAACTGGTCATGCCTGCGCCGGTCTTCCTGGGCGACACGCTGCGCGCGACGAGCGAGGTGACGGCCTTGCGTGAAAGCAAGTCGCGGCCGGGGGCGGGGCTGGTGACGTTCCGGCACGAGGCGCTGAACCAGCGGGACGAGGTGGTGTGCCGGTGCCTGCGGACGGCGTTGGTCAAGAAGCGGGGGTAG
- a CDS encoding barstar family protein, which translates to MDLTIDGATVTDEADFHARIREASGVEWYGGSLDALFDLLIAVVEPPITLTLTNAAAARTVIGERFDRILTVILDAITERPDAITLKLES; encoded by the coding sequence ATGGACCTGACCATCGACGGTGCGACCGTCACGGACGAGGCCGATTTCCATGCCCGTATCCGCGAAGCCTCTGGCGTCGAATGGTATGGCGGTAGTCTGGATGCGCTGTTCGACCTGCTGATTGCGGTCGTCGAGCCGCCGATCACGCTGACCCTCACCAATGCCGCCGCTGCGCGCACGGTGATCGGCGAGCGGTTCGATCGCATCCTGACCGTCATCCTCGACGCCATCACCGAACGCCCGGACGCCATCACGTTAAAGCTGGAATCCTGA
- a CDS encoding redoxin family protein, which translates to MKRSLIWLPLGLFGVLFVVVAAGLMRPADTAVHSTLVDKPLPTFKLEPMVPGKPGLASSDFGTGRPRLLNVFASWCIPCIAEAPQLMALKARGLPIDAIAIHDKGPAIAAFLRRNGDPYAAIGDDSRSQVQMALGSSGVPETFLIDGRGRIVRQYIGDIRADQVEQIVRDWVAAR; encoded by the coding sequence ATGAAGCGTTCGCTGATCTGGTTGCCGCTGGGCCTGTTCGGGGTGCTGTTCGTGGTGGTCGCGGCCGGGTTGATGCGGCCTGCCGACACGGCGGTTCATTCGACCCTGGTCGACAAGCCGTTGCCGACATTCAAGCTGGAGCCGATGGTGCCGGGCAAGCCGGGGCTGGCGAGCAGCGACTTCGGAACGGGTCGCCCGCGGCTGCTCAACGTCTTTGCCAGCTGGTGCATCCCCTGCATCGCCGAAGCGCCGCAGCTGATGGCGTTGAAGGCGCGAGGCCTGCCGATCGACGCCATCGCGATCCATGACAAAGGCCCCGCCATCGCCGCCTTCCTTCGCCGCAATGGCGATCCCTATGCCGCGATCGGCGACGATAGCCGTAGCCAAGTCCAGATGGCGCTCGGCTCGTCGGGGGTGCCCGAGACCTTCCTGATCGACGGACGCGGCCGGATCGTTCGGCAATATATCGGCGACATCCGCGCCGACCAAGTCGAGCAGATCGTGCGCGATTGGGTCGCCGCCCGATGA